CGCCGGCGCGGACACCCAGTCAGCGGCCCTGTGCCTGCCCGGCAGCCTGGACGCGGCCGCCGCCGCGGGCGCCGTCGTCGTCTGCGACCGCGGGGTCAACCCCCGGGTCGAGAAGAGCCAGACCGTCAAGGACGCCGGCGGCGTCGCCATGGTGCTGGTCAACCCGACCCCGAGCTCGCTGGACCCCGACGCCCACGTGCTGCCGACCATCCACCTGCAGAACACCGCCCGTGACGCCGTCCGCGCCTACGTGGCCGGCAACGACGCCCCGACCGGGCGAATCCTCGGCACCAACGAGGGCTCGACGACGCAGGTGCCCGAGGTCGCGGCGTTCTCCTCCCGTGGCCCCTCGCTGGGCGCCGGCGGGGACCTGCTCAAGCCCGACATCTCCGCGCCCGGCGTGGGAGTGCTCGCGGCGTACAGCCCCGTCAAGGGCGGCCGCAGCTTCGACTACGCCTCCGGCACGTCGATGTCCGCCCCGCACGTCGCCGGCCTTGCCGCACTCATCAAGCAGGAGCACCGGCGCTGGTCGCCGGCGGCGGTGAAGTCCGCGATGATGACCACCGCCCGCGACCACGCCAGCACGGCGAGCAACGACCCGTTCGCCTCCGGTGCGGGGTTCGTCGAGCCGCGGAAGTTCCTCGACCCCGGCCTCGTGTACGACGCGGGCCAGTCGGACTGGTGGGACTTCCTGGCCGGCCAGGGCGTCACCTACGCCGACGGCAGCCCGGTCTCGACCAACCCCATCGACGCCTCCGACCTGAACCTGGCCTCCGTCGCCATCGGTGACCTGGTCGGTGAGCAGACCGTCACCCGGACGATCACCAACGTATCCGGCCGTCCAGCGGTCTTCCGCGCGTCGGTCGACGGGCTGGACGGCGTGGACGTCACGGTGACGCCCACCCAGGTTCGCCTCACCCCGGGCCGTTCGGCCGACGTGACCATCACATTCACGGCGGCGGGTGCGCCGCTCGGTGCGTACGCCACCGGTCACCTCACCTGGACCAGCGACCGCGGGCACGTCGCCCGCAGCCCGCTGGCGGTCCGGCCGCTGCCGCTTTCCGCCCCGGCGCAGGTCACCGTCCCGGTCGACGCGACGGGTGTGGAGATCCCCGTGGTCCCCGGCTTCACGGGCACACTGGGCACCAAGGTGACCGGCCTCGTCCCCGGGGACGTCACCGCGGCCACCGCCCAGAACGCCGGCGGCGGCGCGTTCGTGGTGGGCGACCCGCGCAACCACACCCAGGACTTCACGGTCACCGGCACCAAGCTGGTGCGCATCGAACTGAAGTCGGCCAACCCCACCGGGGACGACCTCGACCTGTACGTCACGCGGCGAGGCAGCAACCAGGTCATCGCCGCCGCCACCACGCCGGCCGCGAACGAGGTGATCTACATCGGCGGCTGGCCGGCCGGCGAGTACACCATTCACGTGCAGGCCTGGTCGGTCGCCGACGCCGCACCCATGGCGAGCTTCGACGTGCGGGTCTTCCAGCCCGACGGCGACGCCGGCACGCTCGTCCTCGACCCGGCCGCGCTGCCGGTCACCGCGGGCACCCCGGTCACCCTCACCGGCGCCCTGCGCACCGACGCGGCGACGCCATATTTCGGCCGCGTCGAGCTCACCGACGGCTCGCGCGTGATCGGCCAGACGGCGGTCTCGGTCGGGTGACCGGCCTGCCAGCAGGGCACTGAGGGCCCGGGGACCGGCACAGGCACCACCTGCGCCGGTCCCCGGGGCACCGCTGCGTCCACGGCGGGACGCGCTCAGCCGTGCGCCACGGACGCGCTCAGCCGTGCGCCCGGGCGGCGACCTCGATGTTCGTCAGCACGGCGTCGACGACAGTCGCGAAGACGTCCCGCTCCTCCACGCGGGCCAGCTCCTCGGAGTGCGCCCGGGTGGCCGGGAACTGGTTGCGGGGAAGCGCACCGTAGACGCGCGACCACGCGGCGTCATCCTTCTCGGCGAGGGCGGTGGGCAGCCCGTGGACGGTGGCCCGGAGCCCCGAGAGCGCCAGCATGGCGTCGACGAAGGCGCGGTAGTGCAACACGGTGAGGTCCGGGGGCAGGCCGACCGCCTGAAGCGTCGCGATCACCATCTCCACCCACCGGCGCTCGCCCGGGCCGCCGGTGATGCGGGCGAACCCGAGCGCCGTGACAGTGGGGAACTCCTCCGCGACGGCGTAGAACGCGTGGGCGGCTGCCCGCAGACGCGCTCGCCAGTCGAGGTCGGTCGCGTCGGCCGCGAACCTCTCGAACGCGATGTCGAGCACCTTGTCCATGCACGCGAGGACCAGCTCGTCCTTGTCGCGGAAGTGCCGGTAGAACGCCGTGGGATCCGCGCCCAGCTCCTTGCCGATCCGCCGCAGGGTGAGGGCCTGCGAGCCCTCGCGCCGGGCCAGCTCCAGGGCGCAGTCCACGATGGCCTCGGCGCTGAGGGCCACGGTTTTCCCGCCCGCTGTGCCCACCGGATCGACCCCCGTCGCTCGTTGTCAGTGGCGCTCAGGATCCTCATCCGCAACGCCGATGTCAACAGCGTTGACATCGGCGTTGATCTGCGGTTCTATCTGGCCCAATCGAGACGTAGGTCACGTCCCGACGCCGGGCAGGGTCGCCCGAGCGGGACAGGCGAGGACGCACTGGAAGGGGTGAGACGTGGCAGCAGACTGGGTCTTCACGTCAGGACGGATCTTCGACGGGCACCGCGTGCACCCGGCGGCGACCGCGGTGGCCGTCAGCGGGAACCGGATCATCGCCGTCGGCACGGACGCCGAGGTCCGGGCCCAGGCCGGCCCTGCCGCCGAGCACGTCGATCTCGCCGGCCGGCTCCTCACCCCCGGCTTCACCGACGCCCACCTCCACGCCGGCCAGGGCGGCATCGAACGCCTCGGCTGCGACCTCACGGCGGTCACGGGCGGCGCCGACGCGGTGGTCGCCCACGTGCGCGACTACGCCCGGTCCACCGACGCGGAGTGGATCAGCGGCGGCGGCTGGTCCATGAGCGACTTCCCGGGAGGCAACCCCACCGCGGACCTCCTGGACGCCGTCGTCCCCGACCGGCCGGTGTTCCTCATCAACCGCGACCACCACGGCGCCTGGGTGAACTCCGCGGCCCTGCGCCGCGCCGGGATCACCGCCGCCACCCCGGACCCGGCGGACGGGCGCCTCGAGCGCGACGCCCACGGTGAGCCGACCGGCACCCTGCACGAGGGTGCGATGGACCTGGTGGCGGCGCTGATGCCGGTCGAGACGGCCGAGCAGCAGCGGGCCGGGCTGCTCGAGGCGCAGCGGTACCTGCACGCCCACGGCGTCACCGGGTGGCAGGAGGCGATCGTCGGTGACTACGCCGGCCACCTCGACATCAGCCCCGCCTACCGCGAGCTGGTCCGCGAGGGCCTGCTCACCGGGCGGGCCACCGGGGCCCTGTGGGTGCCCCGCACGACCACACTGGCAAGCGTCGGCGAGCTGGTGGCCGACCTCGCCGAGCGTCGCCGCGTCAACGGCGCCGGCGGCTTCCCCACGGTCAGCGCGAAGATCATGATCGACGGCGTCGCCGAGAACCGCACCGCCGCGATGCTCGAGCCCTACCTGTGCCCCTGCGGCGGGACCGAGCGGCCCGCGGACGGCGGCCTGGGTCTGACGTACCTCGGCTACGAGGTGCTCCTGGAGGTCGCAGCCGCGCTCGATGCCGCCGCCTTCGACCTGCACATGCACGCTATCGGCGACCGTGCCGTCCGATACGGCCTCGACGCCGTCGAGCAGCTACGGGCCCGCGGCGGCGGGGACACCGGCCGGCACCACATGGCGCACGTCCAGATCGTCCACCCGGCCGACGTCGCCCGCTTCGGCGCGCTCGGGGTCACCGTCAACGCCCAGGCGCTGTGGGCCGCCAACGAGGACCAGATGACCGAGCTGACGGTGCCGCTGATCGGCGAGGAGCGCACCGGCCACCAATACCCCTTCGCCGCGATGTGCGCGGCCGGGGCGCGGCTGGCCATGGGCTCGGACTGGCCGGTCTCCAGCCCGGACCCCTGGCAGGCCATCCACGTGGCCGTCACCCGCCGGCCCCCTGGCGAGCCGGACCGCGAGCCGCTGCTCGAGGACCAGGCGCTGACCCTGCAGGCGTCGCTGGCCGCCTACACCTCCCGCTCGGCCTGGCTCAACCGGCAGGAGGAGGCCGGGAGCATCGTGCCCGGCCGGCTGGCCGACCTCGTGGTGCTGAGCACCGACCCGTTCGGGCTCGCCCCCGAGGACCTGCACACCGTCGGCACCGACCTCACGCTCGTCGGCGGCCGTGCGGTGCACGCCACCGACCGGCAGGGCGCGTTCGCCTGAGCCGTCCTGCCAAGGACCTGAGCCTGACCGAGGAACGGAGTGATCCACCGGATGAACATCCTGGAGAAGCAGTCGGCGCCCGCCCGGGGTCGTGCGCGCCCGACCGACCGCAACGGCGCGGTCGCGCTGCGTTCGCTGAGCAAGACCTTCGACGGCAAGCACGCGGTCAAAGACCTCGATCTGGACGTCCAGCCGGGTGAGTTCGTCAGCCTGCTCGGGCCCAGCGGGTGCGGCAAGACCACCACCTTGCGCCTCATCGCCGGGTTCGAGTACCCCGACACCGGCACCATCGAGGTGTCCGGGCTGCGGGTCCAGGACCTGCCGGCGCACCGGCGCCCGGTCAACACCGTGTTCCAGTCCTACGCGCTGTTCCCGCACATGAGCGTGGCCGACAACGTAGCGTACGGTCCCAAGCTCAAGGGCGTGCCTCGCGCGGAGATCCGCACGCGCGTGGCCGACGCGCTCGACCTGGTCCGCATGGGCGAGTACGCCGCCCGCAAGCCCGGCCAGCTCTCCGGCGGGCAGCAGCAGCGCGTGGCCCTGGCCCGGGCACTGGTCAACCGGCCCGCCGTCCTCCTCCTCGACGAGCCCATGTCCGCCCTGGACCGCAAGCTCCGCGAGGAGATGCAGGTCGACCTCAAGATCATGCAGCGCGACCTGGCGATGACCTTCATCTTCGTCACCCACGACCAGTCCGAGGCGCTCACCCTGAGCGACCGCATCGCCGTCATGAACGCCGGCACGATCGACCAGATCGGCCGCCCGGCCGACGTCTACGACGCCCCGGCCACCGCCTTCGTCGCCGGGTTCATAGGCCAGCAGAACTTCTTCACCGGCACCGTGCAGGCCGCCGGCGCCGAGACCGTCGTCGCCGCGGGCGAGGTCACGTTCCGGACGTCGCGGCCGGCCGCCGGCGTCGAGGGCGGGAACGGTGTCGAGCCCGACGCGGCGAGGGGGGACGACGCCGAGCCCGGCGCCGAGGTCACGGTGGCGGTGCGTCCCCACGACGTCGTCGTCGAGCCCGTGCAGAGCCCGGGCCCGAACCAGGTCCGCGGCGTCGTGCGGGCCGTGTCCGAGATCGAGCACGACGTCCACTACATCGTCGAGACCGCCTCCGGGCGGGTCCTCGCCCGCACCCGCCGCGGCACCGAACCACCGCTGGCGACCGGGGCAGAGGTCACCTGCTCCTGGCCCGCGCACGCCGTCCACCTCTTCACCGCCTGACGCCCGCCCACCTTCGCCACCTCACGCCGTCCAGCACGTCCCGGTCCCACCACCTCCAGCCCCCTCCCCGGCAGCCCGCCACCCGAATCAAGGAGCAGCAGATGTCCTCACACGAACCGATCAAGGCGCTGATCCCCCGCGAGATGCTCGGCCGGGGCATGGGCCGCCGCGCCTTCCTCGGCGGGGCCGGCGCCCTCGGCCTGACCGCCTTCCTCGCCGCCTGCTCGGGCAACAGCTCCGCCGGCAGCAACAGCGGGGGCGGGGCCGGCTCGAAGACGCTCAACATGTACTCCTGGGCGGGCTACAACGACCCGGCCGTGATCGAGGACTTCACCGCGCGCTCGGGCATCTCGATCACGGTGGACAGCTACGGCTCCAACCCCGAGCTCGCGGCCAAGCTCAACGCCGCCCGCGGCACGAGCGGCTACGACATCTGCGTGCCGACCCACTCCTACGTCAAGCAGCTCGCCGAGCAGGGGCTCATCCAGGAGCTCGACCACAGCCGGCTGCCCAACCTCGCCAACCTCGACCCCGGCGTGAGCGACACGACCTTCGACCCGGGCAGCAAGTACAGCGTCTGCAAGGCCTGGGGCTCCACCGGCTTCGTGTACGACACCACGGTCATCCAGCGTGAGCTGACCTCCTGGGCGGACTTCCTCGACGCCGCCCAGAACGAGGCCTCCGGCAGCGTCTCGATCATGGAGGACCAGAAGGAGTGCATGTTCATCTACATGTTCGCCAACGGGCTGCCGCCGAACACCACGGACGAGGCGCACCTCGAGGCGTACCGGGAGTACTTCCTGTCTAACGTCGCCCCGCACGTCCAGGCCTTCGCCTCCGCGACGAACGCCTCCGTGGCCAACAACGAGCGGGCGCTGATCCACTGCTGGAACGGTGACGCCCGCCTGGGCATCATGAGCAACGCCGACCCCGAGCGGTACAAGTGGGTGTGGCCCTCCGAGGGCGCGAACATCTGGCAGGACAACTACTCCATCGTCGAGGGCGCCCAGAACCTCGACGCCGCCTACGAGTTCATCAACGACCAGCTCGACCCGGAGGTCTCCCTCAAGGAGCTGTCCTACCTCGGGTACAACACCGGAGTCGCCGGCGTCGAGGACGCCGCGATCGGGGCCGGGGTGGAGCGTCCCGAGATGATCTTCATCGACGCGGAGCGGATGAAGAAGCTGAAGTACAGCGAGATCACCGAGGTGGACCAGTTCATCATCTCCACGTTCGACGAGATCAGGGCCGCAGCGGGCCAGGCATGACGAGCGTTCGACTCGACGGCGGGCGGCGGCGCCGGGGCGGGATGGCGAAGGCCGGTCTCGGCGCCGTGCCGCTGACCGCCTGGCTGGTGCTGTTCTTCCTGGTGCCGTCCGCCGTCGTCCTGTACTACAGCTTCGGGTACAAGCCCGACGTGTTCTCCACCCACGCCACCGACGTGCTGTCCCTGGACCGGTACGCGGAGGCGATCACCCCGGCGTTCCTCGCGATCTTCCAGCGCACGGTGCGCATCGCCGCGGTGGGCACGCTCGTGTGCGTCCTCGTCGCGTTCCCCGTCGCGTACTGGATGGCCGTGAAGCTGCCCGCCCGGTGGCGCGGGGTGGTGCTGGCCATGGTGCTCGTGCCCTATTGGACGAACTTCCTCATCCGCACCATCGGCTGGCAGATCGCGCTGAGCCCGGAGGGGTTCCTCTCCAAGTTCCTCGCGGGTGCCGGGCTGCTCACCGGGCCGCTGGAGATCCTGTACACGCCGACGGCGGTGCAGATCGGCGTCGTCTACAACTACCTGCCGCTGATGATCCTGCCGCTGTACGTCACGCTCGAACGACTGGACCCCAAGCTGCTCGAGGCCAGCCGGGACCTGGGCGCGTCCGCGTGGCGGACCTTCACCCGCGTGACGCTCCCGCTCAGCGTGCCCGGCCTCGCCGCCGGCAGCCTCCTGGTGTTCGTGCCGCTCATGGGTGACTACGTCACGCCCAGCGTGCTCGGCGGCGCCAGCGGCTCCATGGTCGGGCAGATGGTCGCCGGCCAGTTCCAGGCCGCACAGAACTGGCCGCTCGGCGCGGCGATGGCGGTGCTGCTGATCCTTGCCATCCTCGGCCTGATCATCCTCGTCGCGCTCGTGGCCCGGGTCGCCGTCGGCGTCGCGAAGAACCTGTCCACCATCTCCCTGACACCCCGGGAGGCCTGATGGCCCGCGTGGCCCGACGCCCGAAGAACCTCGACGCCCTCCTGCACGTATGGGGCGTGCTGGGCCTGCTCTTCCTGTTCTTCCCGATCGTCGTCATCGTCGTGTACTCGTTCAACACCGGACGCACGCTCGCGGCGTGGGAGGGGTTCGGACTCTCCGCCTTCACCTCGGCGCTGAGCAACCCGAACATCCTTGCCGCCGTGCGGGTCTCGCTGGTGGTCTCGGTCGCGGTCGCCGTCCTGGCCACGGTGCTGGGCACGTTCGCCGGCATGGCCCTGTCCCGCAGCCGGGGCCGCTGGCGGCCGGGCTTCCTGGCGCTGCTGGCCCTGGTCATGGTGACCCCGGAGATCGTCAGCGCGATCTCGCTGCTGCCGTGGTTCGTCACCCTCGGCATCGACCTGGGCATCCCGATCTTCAGCTCCGGCGCGGTCCGGCTGGTGATCGCCACCTCGCTGTTCTCCACCGCGGTCGTCACCTTCATCGTCCGGGCCCGCATGGACGGCATGGGCACCTCCCTGGAGGAGGCCGCCGCCGACCTCTACGCGCCGCCGTGGCGCCGGTTCGTCGACGTGACCCTGCCGATGATCCGGCCGGCCGTGATCTCCGGGGCGCTGCTGAGCTTCACGTTCAGCCTGGACAACACGGTCGTGGCATCCTTCGTGTCCGTCGCCGGCGCGACGCCGTGGCCGGTGTACGTCTTCTCCGCCGTGCGGCAGGGCCTGCGGCCGGAGGTCGCGGCGATGTCCACCGTGCTGCTCGGGGTGACGCTGCTGGCGCTGCTGCTCGTGGTGCTGGTGCTGCGCAAGGACCCCGCCGCCTCGGGCGGGGGCGGCGCGTCGAGGCTTGCGGCGACGATCGCCGGCTGAGCCTCCCGCCCCGCGCCGTCGACCTGATTCCGGCATCATGGAAGGACGACACGAACGGCGGCCCCGCGGCCCGCGCCGTGGCCACCGCCGACGATGACGAGCGGAGACGTGACGTGGCTACGGTGGCGGCGCAGACGAATGTGTGGGCGGGAAAGCTGTTCTCGGACGGCTGGTCGGCCGGCGGCGGTGAGCCGATCGAGGTCCGCGCACCGGCCACCGGGGAGCTGCTCGTGTCGGTGGCCTCCGCGACGGCGGCCGACCTGAATCGTGCGGTGGCCAGCGCCCGGACGGCACAGCCCCAGTGGGCCGCGCTGACCTATGACCAGCGGGTGGCGGTGATGCTGCGGGCGGCGCAGCTGCTGGGGGAGGACCCCGACCGGCTGGGCCACTGGCTGGTGAACGAAGCCGGGTCAGGGCAGGGCAAGGCGGCCTTCGAGGTCGGGCTGGTGACCACGGAGCTGCAGGAGGCCGCGGCGCTCGCGTCCCACCCGTACGGGGAGATCCTGCGTTCGTCGAAGCCGCGGCTCTCGGTGGCCCGCCGGGTGCCGGTGGGGGTGGTCGGGGTGATCTCCCCGTTCAACTTCCCCGGGATCCTCTCGATGCGCTCGGTGGCCCCGGCGCTCGCGCTGGGCAACGCAGTGATCCTCAAGCCCGACCCGCGCACGTCCATCTCCGGCGGGCTGGCGCTGGCGGAGCTGCTCGACGAGGCGGGCCTGCCCGAGGGGGTGCTGCACGTGCTGCCCGGCGGTAAGGAGCTGGGGGCGGCGATCGTGTCCCACCCGGGCATCCCGTGCCTCTCCTTCACCGGCTCGACGGCGGCGGGCCGGAAGGTCGGGGCGGCGGCCGGGCCTCTGCTGAAGAAGGTCCACCTCGAGCTGGGTGGGAACAACGCGCTCCTGGTGCTGCCCGACGCCGACGTCGAGGCCGCCGCCTCGGCCGGGGCATGGGGGTCGTTCCTACACCAAGGTCAGGTGTGCATGACCACGGGCCGCCACCTGGTCCACTCCTCCATGGCGCAGGAGTACGTGGCCGCGTTGGCGGAGAAGGCCCGGAACATCCCGGTCGGCGACCCCGCGGACCCGGCCAACGCGCTGGGGCCGATCATCGACGCCCACCAGCGCGACCGGATCCACTCCCTGGTGACCTCCTCGGTGGAGGCCGGAGCGAAGGTCCACGCCGGCGGGGAGTACGACGACCTGTTCTACAAGCCGACCGTCATCACCGACCTCACCGCCGAGTCGCCGGCGTGGAAGGAGGAGATCTTCGGGCCGGTCGCCCCGGTGATGACGTACGACACGGTCGAGGAGGCCATCGAGATCATCAACGCCTCCGAGTACGGGCTGACCGTCGGGATCCTGACGGCGAACGCGTACAAGGCGTTCGAGCTGGCCGAGCGGATCGAGTCCGGCGCGGTGCACATCAACGACCAGACCGTCGACGACGAGGCCTCGATCCCGTTCGGCGGTGTCAAGGCCTCCGGGGTGGGGGGCCGGTTCGGTGGGCCGACCGCGAACCTGGACACCTTCACGGAGACACAGTGGATCACCATGCAGGCCGAGATCGAGCGCTACCCGTTCTGACCGTGCGCGGCCGTGCGCGGCGTCGAGCTGGCGCCGCCGCGGTATCGGCTGAGGCGGGTCGGTCCGGCGGAATCATCCGACGCGAGTGATGCCCCCGGCCGCTG
This window of the Georgenia yuyongxinii genome carries:
- a CDS encoding S8 family peptidase, giving the protein MTIHPWSRLRRRGLAAAAAVGVAIATLPAAATATAAPNGPSSPRSPAASPVAPAEPAITTEFLAEGEAPAYKAGRYVVVMRDEPVIAYEGGVAGITATKPAEGEKFEPDTAAANSYRGHLKARQNRAARAAAASPVYTYTEAVSGFAAELSAEQAEQLAKDPTVLSVTPDVLRQPDTADSPDVLGLTGRKGVWDQLGGTKDLRKGAGSGVIVGVLDSGIRPEHPSFADKGMPKPKGWRGTCDTGAAPRSTFRCSNKLVGARYFVQGFGAEGLATYESLSPLDVDGHGTHTASTAAGNHGVTATIDGASRGVISGMAPAAHVAAYKVCWDDNAGGGGCANSDIVAAIDRAVADGVDVINFSISGTSSNYLDPTELAFMYAADGGVFVAASSGNTGPAPSTTNHPSPWLTTVAASTHTVIEGTLVTGDGARYIGVSNSGTLQTPAPMVLSDSIPAAGADTQSAALCLPGSLDAAAAAGAVVVCDRGVNPRVEKSQTVKDAGGVAMVLVNPTPSSLDPDAHVLPTIHLQNTARDAVRAYVAGNDAPTGRILGTNEGSTTQVPEVAAFSSRGPSLGAGGDLLKPDISAPGVGVLAAYSPVKGGRSFDYASGTSMSAPHVAGLAALIKQEHRRWSPAAVKSAMMTTARDHASTASNDPFASGAGFVEPRKFLDPGLVYDAGQSDWWDFLAGQGVTYADGSPVSTNPIDASDLNLASVAIGDLVGEQTVTRTITNVSGRPAVFRASVDGLDGVDVTVTPTQVRLTPGRSADVTITFTAAGAPLGAYATGHLTWTSDRGHVARSPLAVRPLPLSAPAQVTVPVDATGVEIPVVPGFTGTLGTKVTGLVPGDVTAATAQNAGGGAFVVGDPRNHTQDFTVTGTKLVRIELKSANPTGDDLDLYVTRRGSNQVIAAATTPAANEVIYIGGWPAGEYTIHVQAWSVADAAPMASFDVRVFQPDGDAGTLVLDPAALPVTAGTPVTLTGALRTDAATPYFGRVELTDGSRVIGQTAVSVG
- a CDS encoding TetR/AcrR family transcriptional regulator; its protein translation is MALSAEAIVDCALELARREGSQALTLRRIGKELGADPTAFYRHFRDKDELVLACMDKVLDIAFERFAADATDLDWRARLRAAAHAFYAVAEEFPTVTALGFARITGGPGERRWVEMVIATLQAVGLPPDLTVLHYRAFVDAMLALSGLRATVHGLPTALAEKDDAAWSRVYGALPRNQFPATRAHSEELARVEERDVFATVVDAVLTNIEVAARAHG
- a CDS encoding amidohydrolase, translated to MAADWVFTSGRIFDGHRVHPAATAVAVSGNRIIAVGTDAEVRAQAGPAAEHVDLAGRLLTPGFTDAHLHAGQGGIERLGCDLTAVTGGADAVVAHVRDYARSTDAEWISGGGWSMSDFPGGNPTADLLDAVVPDRPVFLINRDHHGAWVNSAALRRAGITAATPDPADGRLERDAHGEPTGTLHEGAMDLVAALMPVETAEQQRAGLLEAQRYLHAHGVTGWQEAIVGDYAGHLDISPAYRELVREGLLTGRATGALWVPRTTTLASVGELVADLAERRRVNGAGGFPTVSAKIMIDGVAENRTAAMLEPYLCPCGGTERPADGGLGLTYLGYEVLLEVAAALDAAAFDLHMHAIGDRAVRYGLDAVEQLRARGGGDTGRHHMAHVQIVHPADVARFGALGVTVNAQALWAANEDQMTELTVPLIGEERTGHQYPFAAMCAAGARLAMGSDWPVSSPDPWQAIHVAVTRRPPGEPDREPLLEDQALTLQASLAAYTSRSAWLNRQEEAGSIVPGRLADLVVLSTDPFGLAPEDLHTVGTDLTLVGGRAVHATDRQGAFA
- a CDS encoding ABC transporter ATP-binding protein: MNILEKQSAPARGRARPTDRNGAVALRSLSKTFDGKHAVKDLDLDVQPGEFVSLLGPSGCGKTTTLRLIAGFEYPDTGTIEVSGLRVQDLPAHRRPVNTVFQSYALFPHMSVADNVAYGPKLKGVPRAEIRTRVADALDLVRMGEYAARKPGQLSGGQQQRVALARALVNRPAVLLLDEPMSALDRKLREEMQVDLKIMQRDLAMTFIFVTHDQSEALTLSDRIAVMNAGTIDQIGRPADVYDAPATAFVAGFIGQQNFFTGTVQAAGAETVVAAGEVTFRTSRPAAGVEGGNGVEPDAARGDDAEPGAEVTVAVRPHDVVVEPVQSPGPNQVRGVVRAVSEIEHDVHYIVETASGRVLARTRRGTEPPLATGAEVTCSWPAHAVHLFTA
- a CDS encoding ABC transporter substrate-binding protein — protein: MSSHEPIKALIPREMLGRGMGRRAFLGGAGALGLTAFLAACSGNSSAGSNSGGGAGSKTLNMYSWAGYNDPAVIEDFTARSGISITVDSYGSNPELAAKLNAARGTSGYDICVPTHSYVKQLAEQGLIQELDHSRLPNLANLDPGVSDTTFDPGSKYSVCKAWGSTGFVYDTTVIQRELTSWADFLDAAQNEASGSVSIMEDQKECMFIYMFANGLPPNTTDEAHLEAYREYFLSNVAPHVQAFASATNASVANNERALIHCWNGDARLGIMSNADPERYKWVWPSEGANIWQDNYSIVEGAQNLDAAYEFINDQLDPEVSLKELSYLGYNTGVAGVEDAAIGAGVERPEMIFIDAERMKKLKYSEITEVDQFIISTFDEIRAAAGQA
- a CDS encoding ABC transporter permease, with protein sequence MTSVRLDGGRRRRGGMAKAGLGAVPLTAWLVLFFLVPSAVVLYYSFGYKPDVFSTHATDVLSLDRYAEAITPAFLAIFQRTVRIAAVGTLVCVLVAFPVAYWMAVKLPARWRGVVLAMVLVPYWTNFLIRTIGWQIALSPEGFLSKFLAGAGLLTGPLEILYTPTAVQIGVVYNYLPLMILPLYVTLERLDPKLLEASRDLGASAWRTFTRVTLPLSVPGLAAGSLLVFVPLMGDYVTPSVLGGASGSMVGQMVAGQFQAAQNWPLGAAMAVLLILAILGLIILVALVARVAVGVAKNLSTISLTPREA
- a CDS encoding ABC transporter permease, with amino-acid sequence MARVARRPKNLDALLHVWGVLGLLFLFFPIVVIVVYSFNTGRTLAAWEGFGLSAFTSALSNPNILAAVRVSLVVSVAVAVLATVLGTFAGMALSRSRGRWRPGFLALLALVMVTPEIVSAISLLPWFVTLGIDLGIPIFSSGAVRLVIATSLFSTAVVTFIVRARMDGMGTSLEEAAADLYAPPWRRFVDVTLPMIRPAVISGALLSFTFSLDNTVVASFVSVAGATPWPVYVFSAVRQGLRPEVAAMSTVLLGVTLLALLLVVLVLRKDPAASGGGGASRLAATIAG
- a CDS encoding aldehyde dehydrogenase family protein; the encoded protein is MATVAAQTNVWAGKLFSDGWSAGGGEPIEVRAPATGELLVSVASATAADLNRAVASARTAQPQWAALTYDQRVAVMLRAAQLLGEDPDRLGHWLVNEAGSGQGKAAFEVGLVTTELQEAAALASHPYGEILRSSKPRLSVARRVPVGVVGVISPFNFPGILSMRSVAPALALGNAVILKPDPRTSISGGLALAELLDEAGLPEGVLHVLPGGKELGAAIVSHPGIPCLSFTGSTAAGRKVGAAAGPLLKKVHLELGGNNALLVLPDADVEAAASAGAWGSFLHQGQVCMTTGRHLVHSSMAQEYVAALAEKARNIPVGDPADPANALGPIIDAHQRDRIHSLVTSSVEAGAKVHAGGEYDDLFYKPTVITDLTAESPAWKEEIFGPVAPVMTYDTVEEAIEIINASEYGLTVGILTANAYKAFELAERIESGAVHINDQTVDDEASIPFGGVKASGVGGRFGGPTANLDTFTETQWITMQAEIERYPF